Below is a genomic region from Microbacterium sp. LWO12-1.2.
ACGTCATCGAGGGTGAAGCCGGTGGCATCACCCAGCACATCGGTGCCTACCAGGTCTGGACCGAGCACGAGGGCATCGAGCGTGCCATCACGTTCATCGACACCCCGGGTCACGAGGCGTTCACCGCCATGCGTGCTCGTGGTGCCCAGGTCACCGACCTCGCGATCCTCGTGGTCGCAGCCGACGACGGCATCATGCCGCAGACGGTCGAGGCGCTGAACCACGCCCAGGCGGCGAACGTGCCGATCGTGGTCGCGGTGAACAAGGTCGACAAGCCCGACGCCAACCCCTCGAAGGTTCGTCAGCAGCTGACCGAGTACGGTCTGGTCGCTGAGGAGTTCGGTGGCGACGTCATGTTCGTCGACGTGTCTGCTCGTGCCGGCACCGGTATCCAGGAGCTCCTGGACGCCGTGCTGCTCACCGCCGACGCCGGTCTCGACCTCACCGCCAACCCGAACAAGGGTGCGCGCGGTGTCGCCATCGAGGCGAAGCTCGACAAGGGTCGCGGTTCGGTCGCCACGGTGCTGATCCAGTCCGGAACGCTCCGGATCGGTGACGCGATCGTCGCCGGCACCGCCTATGGCCGCGTGCGTGCCATGGCGGACGAGAACGGCGAGCAGGTCCTCGAGGCCTACCCGTCGCGTCCGGTGCAGGTGCAGGGTCTGAACTCGGTGCCTCGCGCCGGTGACGTCTTCATCGTCACCGAAGAGGACCGCATGGCCCGCCAGATCGCTGAGAAGCGTGAAGCAGTCGAGCGCAACGCCCAGCTGGCCAAGGCCCGCAAGCGCATCTCGCTCGAGGACTTCACCCGTGCTCTCGAAGACGGCAAGGTCGAGTCGCTCAACCTCATCATCAAGGGTGACGTCTCCGGTGCCGTCGAGGCTCTGGAGGAATCGCTCCTCAAGATCGAGGTCGACGATTCGGTGCAGCTGCGCATCATCCACCGCGGTGTGGGTGCGATCACCGAGTCCGACGTGAACCTCGCGACGATCGACAACGCGATCATCGTGGGCTTCAACGTCCGCCCCGACACGAAGGCGCGCGAGCGCGCCTCCCGTGAAGGTGTCGACATCCGGTTCTACTCGGTCATCTACAACGCGATCGACGAGATCGAGAACTCCCTCAAGGGAATGCTCAAGCCGGAGTACGAAGAGATCCAGTCGGGTGTCGCCGAGATCCGCGAGGTGTTCCGCTCCTCCAAGTTCGGCAACATCGCCGGTGTCATCGTGCGGTCGGGAACGATCACGCGAAACGCCAAGGCCCGTGTCATCCGCGACGGTGTCGTGCTCGCCGATGGCCTTGCCATCGAGTCGCTGCGCCGCTTCAAGGACGACGTCACCGAAGTCCGTACGGACTACGAGGCGGGTATCGGTCTGGGTAAGTACAACGACATCCAGATCGGCGACGAGATCGAGACCACCGAGCTCATCGAGAAGCCGCGAGGCTAGTAGTCACATCGAGATCTTCGGGCGCCCTTCGCGCTGGCTCCTCTGGAGCACAGCGAGGAAGGGCGCCCGAAGGCGTCGTAGAGAAGGAGAGAACAATGGCTGGTGAACGACAGGCCCGTCTCGCGGACCGCATCCGCGTGATCCTCGCTGAACGCCTCGAGAAGGGGCTGCGCGACCCGCGGCTCGGGTTCGTGACGCTGACCGACTGCCGTGTGAGCGGCGACCTCCAGCACGCCTCGGTGTTCTACACCGTCCTCGGGACCGAGGAAGAGCGCATCGCCAGCGGTGCGGCCCTCGCCTCGGCGACCGGGATGCTGCGCAGCGAGGTGGGACGTCAGCTCAGCACGCGTCTCGTGCCGACCCTCGAGTTCATCCCCGACGCGCTCCCGGAGAACGCAGACCACATCTCCGCGCTTCTTCGCGAGGCGCAGCAGCGGGATGCAGAAGTCGCGAAGCTCGCGTCGTCCGCGTCGCACGCGGGCGATGCTGACCCGTACGTGCGCAACGAGGACGAGGACGACCAGTAACAGGTCGTTCGCCCGTTCGTCCCTTCGTGTCGAATCTGGGCCACCAGTCCTAGGGGTTGTTCTCCTGTGGCGCCGCTGTCGTTGCTAGCCTCTGCAAGGCGAGTCGGATGACTCGCGACGCTGAGGGGGATCGGCATCGACGTTTCGGGTGCGCATGCAGGGGCTCGAGTCGTGCCCGCGGTGCTGGAGTCGCTGCTCGACATGCTGCTCGAGCACCGTGTGAGCTGCGCTCCGCACGTTCTGACGCGTCTCGTCGGGGAGCTCGGTGAGCACTCCACCACGATCCGCGAGGTCGCCGAACGCCTGACGCCCGCACAGCGATACGGCGCGGCTTCGCTCCCGACTCCGCTTCCGCTCGTGCCGACGATCGTCGAGCTCTTCGGCGGCAGGGTGCTGGCTGACGCGGATCGAGATCTGCTCCTTGCGCTGTCGCTCTGCCTGGACGACCGTCTGGATCCGTTGCTCGAGCTCGACGGGCGCGCACCCGATGTGATCGCCGGGGGAGCGGTCGGCGAAGACCTTCGCCTCCGCGCGGGGCGCATCACTCTGGTGGATCCTCGTCTCGCGATCTGGGTTCGACAGACCAGTGGCGCCGGTGTCGTCGCTGCGATGCACGAGCGACTCGGCGTCGTGTTCGGCCGCCGGGCCGATCCGTTGAACGCGGCCTGGCATCGGGCGAGATCGTCTCTGCGCGCCCGACCATCGGAAGTGCGGGAGCTCATCAGGATCGCTCGCGATCTGTCGGAGGAAGGGCAATCGACGCGGGGACTGCTGCTCGCGAGCGAGGCGGAGAAGCATGCCACCGGATCCGATCGGGACGAGGCGCGTCTGGTCGCCGGCGCGTCGGCGATCGGAGCCGGTTTGCTGTGGGACGCAGTGAATCAGTTGAGCGCGTTGTTCCCCGATGGCGCCGAGACGCACCGGCTGCAGGCTCTCGCGGCGCTCCTCATCGCACAGTCCACGCTGCAGGGCTCCGTGCCGGACGTGGCGCCGGGCGACTTCCGTCCGCAGTCCGACGACGCGGCTGATTGGCACGCGTGGACCAGGGCATCGGCGCTGACCGCGGGACTGTGCGCGGAGCGTGGCGATCGTCGAGGCATGCGCGTGTGGCTCGATGCGGTGCGGGAAGGGAGCGCTCGTGTCGGTGCCGAGCGGGTTCTGCGTGATCCCGCCGTCGCTCTGAGCTGGTTGATCGCGGGCGAAGCCGACAGGGACGACGTCGCCGGTGCCGGACCGTTGAGCGGTGGGATGCTGCGCGCATTGCGGACGGCTGTCGAGGGCGATATCGACCTCGGGCTCCGCATTCTCGCTGCGGGCGACTCATCGATGGGGGCGGAGGCTGATCCCTTCATCGCCGGGTTCGAGAACAGTGCGCTCGTGCGGGCGTATCGGGCCCTCGTGGAAGTGCTGCTGCTGAGCTGGCGCGGAGACATCGGCATGGCACGCGCTCATCTGGTGGCTGCGGCACGAGAGCTTCCCATCGCGCTCCCGTTCGCGGGGCTGGGCGTGGTCCTGGCTCGTCGTCTCGACCTCGCGGTCCTGGGCGAGCTCAGCCCGTACGCGCGAGCGCTCACGGAGGCGCTGCCGCCCGGTGTCAAGATCGATCTGCTGGTGGATCGCAGCATCCGCTCGTATCTCGACGGCGATTTCGAGGACGCCGCCGCGGCGGCACGCCTCTGGCTCGACATGGGGGCGCCGCAGACCACATTCGCGGTGCCGGGGCTCGACGAGGTCTTCGGGGCGACAGAACCGGTGCATCGCTCTCCTCAGCTGGTGCGCCCGCCTGATCTCGACCTCGCTGCCGCGCTCCGGCTGCGCCTGCAGGGAGTGTCCGAGGGGCGATGGCGCGCAGAGCACGAGGAGGTGCACCGGATCGCGCGCACGCTCCGCTCGCCGTTCGAACGCGCGCGCGTGGAGGCGATGATCGGGGTACAGGCGGCGATCAGGGACGATCGGATCGCTGCGAAGTCCCACCTGCGGGCCGCGGCGAGCCTGTTCGAGGTGGCGGGGGCGACCGCCTGGAGCCGCGCCGTGCAGCAGCGGATCGCCCGGGTGGATGAACCGGACGGCGACGGAGCTCAGGCGCTCGATCCGCTGGGGGTGTGCCGGCGAGCGTGGATGCCGCTCCTCACCGCCCGCGAGCTCGGCGTGGCCATGCGCGTCGTCAGCGGCGCAGCGAATCGGGAGATCGCGGATGCGCTGATGATCTCGGTCCGAACGGTCGAGGTGCATCTGGGCAGGGTGTTCGCCAAACTCGACGTGCGCACCCGCGTCGAGCTCACGGTGCTCGCGCACCGCACCAATCAGCACCTCTGAACGCGGTCAGCCGGGGAGGGAGAGCAATCCGTCCCTCGCTTCCGCGAGTCCGTCGGCGATCAGGGAGTCGATCGCTCGATCGCGTTGTATCGAGTCGGGCCAGTCCGGGAGAAGCATCTCCATAGGAACGGCGGCGTCGGCCGCACCGCGCAGCGCGCGCAACACCGCGCCGCGTGCCTGCCGGTCCGAGCCTTCATAGGTGGCCTGTCGGCGGCGCGTATCGCCGGTGTCCGGTCGACCGGCGGCGAGCCAGGCGCAGTCGACCGCGATCGGGCAGTCCTCGCAGCGGGGCGCGCGCGCCGTGCAGATCGTGGCGCCCAGTTCCATCGCCGCCGCATTGATCACGGTAGCCTCTTCCTCCGACGGCGGCAGCAGTGACTCCATCAGGGACAGGTCCCGGCGAGAGGGGGGAGCCGGCTGCGAGCGCCCCTCGAGCGCACGCGCCAGGACCCGGCGCGTGTTCGTGTCGACGACGGGATGGCGGTCGCCGTAGGAGAACACCGCGACCGCGCGAGCCGTGTAGTCGCCGATGCCCGACAACGCGAGCAACGCATCTACGTTGCGCGGGACGATGCCTCCGTGCCGCGCGACGACTTCGACAGCCGCTCGATGCAGCCAGAGCGCGCGCCGTGGATAGCCGAGGTTCGCCCACTGCTGCACGACCTCGGCGGGAGTGGCGCCGGACATCGCGGCGGGGGTGGGCCAGCGGGCCAGCCACGCCTCCAGGTGCGGGATGACGCGTGTGACGGGCGTCTGCTGCAGCATGAACTCGCTGACGAGCACGCCCCACGCTCCGAACTCCTCATGAAACGCCGGTCGCCGCCAGGGCAGATCGCGCGCGCTGGCCCGGTACCAGTCCGACAGGCGTGGGGAGAGTCCCGGGGGAGGGGCGGGGGTGGTCGGTTGCACTCCGACAGCCTACGAGGTGCGCGTTCCGAGGCGGTGCGCCGCGTAGGCTGGATGCATGGTTTCGCCCGGCATCCTTCTCGTCGACAAGCCCGCTGGGCTCACCAGTCATGACGTCGTCGCCCGCACACGTCGGGCCTTCGGGACGCGCAAGGTCGGGCATGCCGGAACCCTCGATCCGATGGCGACCGGACTGCTCGTCATCGGTATCGAGGGAGCGACGCGCCTGCTCACCTACATCGTCGGCGCAGACAAGACCTATCACGCCACGATCCGGCTCGGACAGACGACGGGAACGGACGATGCGGACGGCGAGATCACCGCGCAGGCCGCGCCGGACGCCTGGGCCGCCGTCACGCCGGAGGCGGTGACCGCGGGAATCGCCGCGCTCACCGGAGAGATCTCCCAGGTCCCGAGCGCCGTCTCGGCGATCAAGGTCGACGGCCAGCGCGCTTACGACCGTGTGCGTGCCGGCGAAGAAGTCGTTCTCGCCGCGCGCGACGTCGTGGTCTCGCGCTTCGACGTCGTCGCCGAGCGGGTGGGCGAGGGCATCCACGACCTCGACGTGATCGTGGACTGCTCGTCAGGGACCTACATCCGTGCGCTCGCGCGGGACCTCGGTGCGGCTCTGGGCGTCGGGGGACACCTCACCGCATTGCGTCGCACCAGGGTCGGGCCCTTCGACGTGTCGGACTCCGTGGCGATCGACGCGCTCGACGGAGCGCCGACCCTGACCCCGGCCGACGCGGCAGGGCGCATCCTGCAACCCCTCCCGGTGTCGTCCGACGAGGCGCGGGATCTCCGCCACGGCAAGCGTCTGGGTGGCCAGGCCGCGCGGCTCGCCGGCTCCCACGCCGCAGCGATCGACACGGACGGCGTGCTGGTGGGCATCGTGGAGAAGCGCGGAGCCGACCTGAAGAGTGCCATGAACATGCCGCAGGTCGCTTCATGATCCTCTGGCTGACCATCGTCCAGATCGTCGTGGCGATCGCGGCAGGGGCGTTCTGTCTGATCGCTGGTCTCGCGGGTCGCCGACCGAGTGACTTCAGCGTGGGCGCCCTCGCCCTGGTGGAGGTCCTGCTCATCGTGCAGGTGGTCGTGGCGATCGTCGCTCCTCTGACAGGGAACCCGCCGACCGGCGACCTGCTGGAGTTCTGGGTCTATCTGGTGTCGGCGGTGCTGCTGCCCATCGGCGCCGTGCTGTGGGCTCTGATGGAGCGCAGCCGTTGGAGCACGGTGATCCTCGGAGTCGCTGCGCTCGCGATCGGTGTCATGCTGTGGCGCATGCAGGTCATCTGGACCATCCAGGTCGCGTGACGCTGCCTCGCCGCGGAATCCGCTCGCCCCTGGCGGCTCTAGGATGGAATGCGCTATGAGCCCCACCGCCCCCTCCTCCCGGATGACCGGAATCGGTCGCGTCCTCGTGATCGTCTACGCCGTCATGGCTCTCGCCGCGACCGGGCGCAGCTTCGTGCAGATCGTCCGCCGGTTCGACGAGGCACCTCTCGCGTACTCGCTGTCCGCTCTCGCCGCCGTGGTCTACATCCTCGCGACGCTCGCTCTGGTCCTCGCACGACGTCGCGGGTGGTACACGGTCGCCTGGGTGGCGATCGTGTTCGAGCTGACCGGCGTGCTGGTTGTCGGCCTGCTCAGCATCCTGCTGCCTGCGCTGTTCCAGCATGAGACCGTGTGGTCGCTCTTCGGCCGTGGATACCTCTTCATCCCGCTCGTCCTCCCGATCTTCGGCATCTGGTGGTTGCGGACGCATCGACCCGCGGCAGTCGAGCAGCCGCGCGTCGAGGTCTCCGCGTGATCGTCTTCCGGGACCCCGAGAAGATCCCGGCCGACTTCGGGCCGAGCGCGGTGGCGATCGGCAAGTTCGACGGTGTGCACGCGGGACATCGCGCCGTGATCGCCCGTCTGAACGAGAGGGCGGCCGCCACCGGCACCCGCGCGGTCGCCGTCACCTTCGACCGGAACCCGCTCGCGATCCTGCGACCGGACCGGTGCCCCGAGAACGTCGTCACGGTCGAACGCAAGCTCGAGCTCCTCGGCGAGCTCGGACTCGACGCCACCCTCGTACTGACCTTCGACGAAGAGCTCGCCGCGCGCAGCGCCGAGGACTTCGTCGTCGACATCCTCGTGGGTGCTCTGCGGGTCTCGACCGTGCTGGTGGGCGAGGACTTCCGGTTCGGGCGGGGCGGGGCGGGAACTCCCGAGCTGCTGCGTGCGCTCGGACCGCGGTTCGGCTTCGAGGTGGAGGTCGTCGACGACGTCTACCTTCCGGGCTCCCCGCGCCGTGTCTCTTCGACGTGGATCCGTGAGCTGCTGATCGAGGGCGACGTCTCGGGTGCATCGCGTGTGCTCGGACGCAACCCGGATGTGCGCGGCGTGGTGGTCCACGGACTCAAACGGGGTCGCGAGCTCGGGTTCCCGACCGCGAACCTCTCGCCGATCGTGGATGCCTTCGTGCCGGCCGACGGCGTGTACGCGGGCTGGCTCGTGGATCATGACACGGGCATCCGGCATCCGTCCGCGATCTCGGTCGGGACGAATCCGACCTTCGACGACGTGCTCGTGCGTCAGGTCGAGGCGCACGTTCTGGGGGAGACCGGGCTGGACCTGTACGGGCACGACGTGACGGTGGAGTTCGTCGAGCGACTGCGCGGCATGGTCGCGTTCGAGGGCATGGAGAAGCTGTCAGAGCAGATGGCGGACGATGTGCAGGTCGCCGCACGCGTGCTCGCCGACGAGGCTTGACCGACCTCCCACGCCGTTACGGACCGATATCATCGCAGGCGGATCGTGATGGCGTAGACTGGGTGGCAGTTCTCACCGATCCTCACGTGTCATACGTGCATCGGAGAGAACGAGATCTACTGTTCGTACGGTCCTGGCT
It encodes:
- the infB gene encoding translation initiation factor IF-2, producing MAGKPRVHEIAAELGVDSKIALAKLKELGEFVKSPSSTIEPPVARKLRAAIEADASLKPAADAAPAAAKPAAKPAGKAAPTPGAPTPGPKPGPKPAPEAPAPVEAAPVAEAPAAPAAPAAPEAAKPAGDAEAKPADSGAPKPGAPRPGNNPFSSAQGMGQRPAGPRPGNNPFASAQGMGQRPSPTPGNIPRPQAPRPGAPRPGAPRPGSPRPGAPRGGQGGRPGGAPFQQRPGGPGRPGGAGGPGAGPGARPGGGFAGRPGGGGGRGRGPGGGTAGAFGKGGGKSKQRKSRRAKRQEFEMRSAPVVGGVNVTRGNGEIIRMRRGASIADFADKIETLTGYTVQPGTLVTILFNLGEMATATESLDEATFEVLGAELGYKIQMVSPEDEDKELLEGFGLNLEQELEEESEDDLEIRPPVVTVMGHVDHGKTRLLDAIRQTNVIEGEAGGITQHIGAYQVWTEHEGIERAITFIDTPGHEAFTAMRARGAQVTDLAILVVAADDGIMPQTVEALNHAQAANVPIVVAVNKVDKPDANPSKVRQQLTEYGLVAEEFGGDVMFVDVSARAGTGIQELLDAVLLTADAGLDLTANPNKGARGVAIEAKLDKGRGSVATVLIQSGTLRIGDAIVAGTAYGRVRAMADENGEQVLEAYPSRPVQVQGLNSVPRAGDVFIVTEEDRMARQIAEKREAVERNAQLAKARKRISLEDFTRALEDGKVESLNLIIKGDVSGAVEALEESLLKIEVDDSVQLRIIHRGVGAITESDVNLATIDNAIIVGFNVRPDTKARERASREGVDIRFYSVIYNAIDEIENSLKGMLKPEYEEIQSGVAEIREVFRSSKFGNIAGVIVRSGTITRNAKARVIRDGVVLADGLAIESLRRFKDDVTEVRTDYEAGIGLGKYNDIQIGDEIETTELIEKPRG
- the rbfA gene encoding 30S ribosome-binding factor RbfA — protein: MAGERQARLADRIRVILAERLEKGLRDPRLGFVTLTDCRVSGDLQHASVFYTVLGTEEERIASGAALASATGMLRSEVGRQLSTRLVPTLEFIPDALPENADHISALLREAQQRDAEVAKLASSASHAGDADPYVRNEDEDDQ
- a CDS encoding helix-turn-helix transcriptional regulator; the encoded protein is MPAVLESLLDMLLEHRVSCAPHVLTRLVGELGEHSTTIREVAERLTPAQRYGAASLPTPLPLVPTIVELFGGRVLADADRDLLLALSLCLDDRLDPLLELDGRAPDVIAGGAVGEDLRLRAGRITLVDPRLAIWVRQTSGAGVVAAMHERLGVVFGRRADPLNAAWHRARSSLRARPSEVRELIRIARDLSEEGQSTRGLLLASEAEKHATGSDRDEARLVAGASAIGAGLLWDAVNQLSALFPDGAETHRLQALAALLIAQSTLQGSVPDVAPGDFRPQSDDAADWHAWTRASALTAGLCAERGDRRGMRVWLDAVREGSARVGAERVLRDPAVALSWLIAGEADRDDVAGAGPLSGGMLRALRTAVEGDIDLGLRILAAGDSSMGAEADPFIAGFENSALVRAYRALVEVLLLSWRGDIGMARAHLVAAARELPIALPFAGLGVVLARRLDLAVLGELSPYARALTEALPPGVKIDLLVDRSIRSYLDGDFEDAAAAARLWLDMGAPQTTFAVPGLDEVFGATEPVHRSPQLVRPPDLDLAAALRLRLQGVSEGRWRAEHEEVHRIARTLRSPFERARVEAMIGVQAAIRDDRIAAKSHLRAAASLFEVAGATAWSRAVQQRIARVDEPDGDGAQALDPLGVCRRAWMPLLTARELGVAMRVVSGAANREIADALMISVRTVEVHLGRVFAKLDVRTRVELTVLAHRTNQHL
- a CDS encoding A/G-specific adenine glycosylase; translation: MQPTTPAPPPGLSPRLSDWYRASARDLPWRRPAFHEEFGAWGVLVSEFMLQQTPVTRVIPHLEAWLARWPTPAAMSGATPAEVVQQWANLGYPRRALWLHRAAVEVVARHGGIVPRNVDALLALSGIGDYTARAVAVFSYGDRHPVVDTNTRRVLARALEGRSQPAPPSRRDLSLMESLLPPSEEEATVINAAAMELGATICTARAPRCEDCPIAVDCAWLAAGRPDTGDTRRRQATYEGSDRQARGAVLRALRGAADAAVPMEMLLPDWPDSIQRDRAIDSLIADGLAEARDGLLSLPG
- the truB gene encoding tRNA pseudouridine(55) synthase TruB, encoding MVSPGILLVDKPAGLTSHDVVARTRRAFGTRKVGHAGTLDPMATGLLVIGIEGATRLLTYIVGADKTYHATIRLGQTTGTDDADGEITAQAAPDAWAAVTPEAVTAGIAALTGEISQVPSAVSAIKVDGQRAYDRVRAGEEVVLAARDVVVSRFDVVAERVGEGIHDLDVIVDCSSGTYIRALARDLGAALGVGGHLTALRRTRVGPFDVSDSVAIDALDGAPTLTPADAAGRILQPLPVSSDEARDLRHGKRLGGQAARLAGSHAAAIDTDGVLVGIVEKRGADLKSAMNMPQVAS
- a CDS encoding bifunctional riboflavin kinase/FAD synthetase, whose product is MIVFRDPEKIPADFGPSAVAIGKFDGVHAGHRAVIARLNERAAATGTRAVAVTFDRNPLAILRPDRCPENVVTVERKLELLGELGLDATLVLTFDEELAARSAEDFVVDILVGALRVSTVLVGEDFRFGRGGAGTPELLRALGPRFGFEVEVVDDVYLPGSPRRVSSTWIRELLIEGDVSGASRVLGRNPDVRGVVVHGLKRGRELGFPTANLSPIVDAFVPADGVYAGWLVDHDTGIRHPSAISVGTNPTFDDVLVRQVEAHVLGETGLDLYGHDVTVEFVERLRGMVAFEGMEKLSEQMADDVQVAARVLADEA